CGGGACATGTGGTGGGTGAAAATGTCTCGGACAAAACCCTCACTTCTCTGTTAGCTGAGTGGGAAAATACCGGAAAACTGGTTTCCTGTGCGCCCAACCAGCTTTCTGAAGAAGGAGTACAATGGGGAAATGGTCACGGGGTATTCACGTATTACCTGCTGAAAGCCCTAATGGGAGAAGCAGACATTGATGAAGACAAACAGGTAAACCTCGGAGAAGTTTATGACTTTGTAAGGTCAAATGTTAGGAAAGACACCAAAGGACAACAGTCCCCTCAATACAAGGGAAATGACGATCAGGTACTGATTACAGTGGATGAACGTCTGCTTGATCTTGCCCGACAAGATAAGTATGACAACTTGAAAGGACTTGTCGCCTCACGCTCCGCTTCAGATGACAAAGCGCCAGTTCACAGTAAAGGTGTACAAGCACTTTTGAATGACTTTTCAGAAGCCATAGCTGAAGGCAGACTATTAGAACCCCTTAAAAGCACTGATAAGCTTGACCTAAATGCTGACTTCAATGAGGAAGCAAGTATTCAGTTTATCAAAAACATGAGCATTACTGAAAATGGCATTGCAGTCAACTATATGTCTAAGCATATTAAGCTAATGGATAATTCGCTTAGGCAAACCGTTGACGTAATGGTTCCTTTTGATAACCCAAAAGTGATTGCAGCATCAGCAGATGGAGAACGCTATGCACTAGGTGGAGGCAATGGGTACCTTAGCCTATGGGAAGGCGAGGCACAAGTCAAACATATCAAGACACATAAAACTGCTGTCAGTTCTATTGCATTTACAGCTAACGGACATATACTAAGCGGTGATGAAAGGGGCTACCTCAAGCTTTGGGATGGCAACAGCCCTGAAGCTGAAACGGTAATCAATATCCCATCAGCCATTACCCAACTGGCAATCGCTCCCAATGGCAAATGGTGGGCAATGGCTACTGAAAATGGAAGAGTGGAAATCTTGGATGCAACCAAACAAAAAAGGTTTATCAATCTGGAAACAAACTTGAAAACCACACACCCTATTTCCTTCTCAGCAGATGCCCAGTGGTTATTGGTTGGGGGAGAGCAAAACTTACTGCAAGTCTACAAAGCAGATGGCTTTAAATTATCTCAGACTATCAAACTGAATAAGAAAGGGGTAAAAGGAATTTTCACATTAGGACACAGCAACTTTGCTTTAATCGCTTATGAAGGACAAACCCTGCAAGTAGTAGACTTTATCAAAGGTAAACCTGTAGGAACTTTCAGTATTCCGGAAGGGGATATAGCAGGCGTTACTGTCAACGCATCCGGTCAGGTATTTATCGGAACCAAGCAACATAAACTCTACAAGACAAAGCTGACTTTGCCAAAACCATATGCTGTTGACCTCTATGCCGGAATCCTTGCTACAGCTGACACAGAAACCAGCGACAAAGCCAAAGGCTCATTGGCAGTAGCACTACAAAACAAGGCTCAGCAGATCATTACGCCATTTATTCTAGGTAAAACTGTAACACCCTCAGCCGATGAAGTAACTGAAGCTATCCGCGAACTGGATTACGCCATTGGACTCTATCCAAATGATCCACTTTTGACAGAAGACATGTTTATCCGTAAGTGGTTTTTGGAAGCTTACCTGATTATTGTCAACAATGACGTGAAGCATTACAATGATGCAGTCGCCTTGTTTATGAAGATTCTGGAAAAGGATAACAAGTCCGCATTCCCACACAACGGCATTGCACTGATCAGGAAAAAACAAATGGAACTGGCAAAAGCCAAGGAAAGCATTGCACAGGCATTGGAGATCATTCCGAAATGGACGGAACCACGCAAAAACCTCGGTGAAACATTCGTCAAGGAGGGGAAATTTGCCGAGGCACTCAAGGAGTTTGAAAAGATCAAGGCCTTATCTCCTGAAAAGACAAAAGGCTATCTAGGCGCCGGCAATATCTATATGGAAATGGGATATTACAAATTGGCAGAAACTGAATTACAAAAGGCAATCAAGCTGGATGGAAATGACCCTGTAGTGCTTGCGAACCTTGCCAACTTGCGTATGGCACAAGGACAATTGGTACAAGCAGAAAACCTACTGAAAAATGCACTTCAGCTAAACCCGACTGCCTTGTTACCTTATCTTCAGTTGGCGAAACTTTATGAACTGTACTACAACAGACAAGACCAGAATACTGAACTTTTGGACGCAGCCAAAGCACTACTCGAATTGGGAATCCAATATCTGCCGAACGAACCCGATTTACAGGCCTCATTGGGATACCTGATGACTGAGCATCATACACATTTCCAAGGACAGGAAAAAGTAATAGAGGAGCATTTTGCCAAAGCACTTGCCTTGGATCCCTATAACCAATTGGCACTGGAAGGCAGAGGTCTCTACGCCTACCTAGTAGCCAATGATGCTGGAAAGGCAAAGACCTTTACAATGGAGTTTGTGGAAAAACTCAAGCAATACCCTGCTCCTGACATCTACCTAACCAAACTGGCGCTGGCAAGCAAAAATTACCCTTCAGCGGCTCAGAGTTGTTTGCAAGCCATCAAGAAAAACCCTGCCCGACTGGCTCCTTACCAGTTGCTATGGCAGCTATACTTAGATACCGATAGCGAAAAAGGACTGACGGAACTGTACCTGAAAGGAAAAGAACACCTGCCACAAACGCCATGGTTCGACTACAAATACGGACTGTACTACGCTGGCAAAAAAGATACAGGCAAAGCAAAAGTCTACTTCACCAAAGCCCTTAGCATAGATCCGAATTTCCTGTATGCAGGACTTGCCAAGGCGATGCAGACCAACCAACGTTCCAAGTATTCGGTCAAAAACCTGTATCCCTATGACCAGACCCAACAGTCATTTAATGGCTTTACGATCGTGACCAAAAATGGCAGGCAAGGTGTCGTAGATATGGCAGGTAGATTGATTGTACCAATTACCTACAAACATATCGATTACAAACGCAATGGTTATACTGTTGTACAAAACACTGATGGATTATACACGATCACAGCACCTGACGGAAAAGTGCTTAACCAGCAAGGTTATGAGGAGGTTACCTTCCTGGAGTGTGGACTCATCAGCGTAAAACAGAACGGCAAATACGGTTGTATAGACAAGCAAACAGGTGCCGTTAAAGCTCCATTTAAATATGCCCGCATCTCCAACGGAAACTGGACAGGCAAAGCCGCTGCCTGTTGTAGAATTAATGCGAACGACTCAGCCCAGCAAGCTGATTTCTATTATGGGGATGGGAGTTGTGGGTCTTGTAAATAACAAATCCCTGTAGAGACAAGGCATGTCCTGTCTCTACAGGAAATCTAAAATCTTCTAAATACTGAAAATGAGAAGTAAACAGTTAATTAAAATTGGATTTGTATTGCTGATTGTCTTTAGCTGTAAAAAATACAATACGCATTGTTCTGACCTGTCTATTCAAGATATGATCACAATGATGGACTCGCTCAATGCAAAAGGGAATGATTATTCAGACACTTTAAATATCTTTCTTGATGGAAATGAACAAGTGAATATCGTTTTGTATCGACCCTCTATGAATATTATAGGACGCATTGGGACAAGATCAAAACTTAGAGTATTCTACAATACTGATAATGAGAAAGTATTATTAGGAACTAATATTTACAGTACCTTAAGTGATACTAGCATTTGGTATGACTTCAACGAACAATTAAGCTATTACAATAGAGATGAATATAAACTAGACTCATCGATCTACATCCAAATCTCCTCAGAAGCAGATTATTGCTATTTATTAAGAGAGTTAAATAGAGGATATAAGATGTACAGAAAAAATATGGAGCAAAAAATCCCTCATTTTGCTTTGGACTTGAACGTAAAAACTCGACTTACACCAACATCTATCCCTGATAGTATCTTCAACAACTTCGAAGAAATTAAAAATGTAGAAAACGTATTCCATTGATACATCTAGCAAGTACAGAAATGTGATACTTGTGCTATACATTTTCAGAAGCATATACTTCCAAACAAAATCTAAGAACCGCTGTACTAATTCTGAAGCCAGTTAAAACAAACTGTCACTACTTCCTTCCAAACCTTACTTCTTTCCTATATGCCGATGTTTTCTCCAATGCACTAAATCCTGTATAATGAGTATGCCTATGAAGCATCTTACTTTTCCATATCGACAACAGATTGCCCATGCCCTGTCGGCAGGCTGTAGCTTTACCGAAATCGGTAAGCGCCTTGGTGTACACAGGTCTACTGTCAGCAGAGAGGTGGAACGTAATAGCATCAATGGCAGATACTGTCCTCGAAGGGCGCAACAGTTGGCACAACAGCGCCGCAGCATAGCATGTCGTCACGATAGAACAATTGGCAACAATAACAGTTTTTGGCTTCGTAGACATTTACCTCAAAAAAATTGGTGCAGAGGAAAACGAGGGCTATTGCGTAATCAAAAGGATAATCGCTACCGTGTACGTGATTTTTTGGCAGACCACCGTCTGAATAGGCAAGGTAAAGCCACATTCTCATTTCCGGGTCGCCATTACAATATCCAGTACCGTTTCTGCTTTACCCGGCAATCTTCATTTTGCCGCTTGCCACGCATACGTTCACTGATCAAACGTTGGTACCGAATCCATCAGACTTATTGGAAGCGCCACCCTTATGTTTTAGTGAAGGTTGCTAACCCTTTTCTCCGCTTGTCAGGTCGACGAAAAAAATATTGGGCAAAACCTTATGACCTGTACGGTTTACCCACACCACCAATCTCAGAACCAAACAGAATAGAAAAGTTTTTTGTCGCTGCCTTTTACCTGAAAGTAATGGCACAGCTGTTGGTTGCCTATCCTACAGAAAGTCTTCTTTCTGCTGTGGCTTGTCCGCCAAAAATTGCTGCTTGATATGAATTGTTCCTATATTTTTTCTTTCCTTTCCGAAATCTCCCCCAAAACCTTACAATATTTCTTCAAAGAAAATAAGCTTCCATCCTGCTCGTGCATTTGGCGATGATGGGAGGGCAATACACCAGATCCACCTTACTTCAAAAGAATATTACGCAACAGCACCGTATACTGGAAAACTACAAAACAAAACCAGTAGCAATAAAAAGGCCCAAGAAT
This portion of the Limibacter armeniacum genome encodes:
- a CDS encoding caspase family protein, yielding MRLTLLLWLLFPFCSIAQDQTRGLSNKASTVTLGPNVRAIIVGVSRYAHMPPSGQLQYAHKDALAFADFLKEHSGIEPSNITLFLDENAQHHAVEQMIYKTLFQEAQKGEQVIIYFAGHGDVDGNTDNAFLLTHDAPDPAEKAYYFGGALDVSRIQQFVQRATVAKGIKVLLITDACRSGHVVGENVSDKTLTSLLAEWENTGKLVSCAPNQLSEEGVQWGNGHGVFTYYLLKALMGEADIDEDKQVNLGEVYDFVRSNVRKDTKGQQSPQYKGNDDQVLITVDERLLDLARQDKYDNLKGLVASRSASDDKAPVHSKGVQALLNDFSEAIAEGRLLEPLKSTDKLDLNADFNEEASIQFIKNMSITENGIAVNYMSKHIKLMDNSLRQTVDVMVPFDNPKVIAASADGERYALGGGNGYLSLWEGEAQVKHIKTHKTAVSSIAFTANGHILSGDERGYLKLWDGNSPEAETVINIPSAITQLAIAPNGKWWAMATENGRVEILDATKQKRFINLETNLKTTHPISFSADAQWLLVGGEQNLLQVYKADGFKLSQTIKLNKKGVKGIFTLGHSNFALIAYEGQTLQVVDFIKGKPVGTFSIPEGDIAGVTVNASGQVFIGTKQHKLYKTKLTLPKPYAVDLYAGILATADTETSDKAKGSLAVALQNKAQQIITPFILGKTVTPSADEVTEAIRELDYAIGLYPNDPLLTEDMFIRKWFLEAYLIIVNNDVKHYNDAVALFMKILEKDNKSAFPHNGIALIRKKQMELAKAKESIAQALEIIPKWTEPRKNLGETFVKEGKFAEALKEFEKIKALSPEKTKGYLGAGNIYMEMGYYKLAETELQKAIKLDGNDPVVLANLANLRMAQGQLVQAENLLKNALQLNPTALLPYLQLAKLYELYYNRQDQNTELLDAAKALLELGIQYLPNEPDLQASLGYLMTEHHTHFQGQEKVIEEHFAKALALDPYNQLALEGRGLYAYLVANDAGKAKTFTMEFVEKLKQYPAPDIYLTKLALASKNYPSAAQSCLQAIKKNPARLAPYQLLWQLYLDTDSEKGLTELYLKGKEHLPQTPWFDYKYGLYYAGKKDTGKAKVYFTKALSIDPNFLYAGLAKAMQTNQRSKYSVKNLYPYDQTQQSFNGFTIVTKNGRQGVVDMAGRLIVPITYKHIDYKRNGYTVVQNTDGLYTITAPDGKVLNQQGYEEVTFLECGLISVKQNGKYGCIDKQTGAVKAPFKYARISNGNWTGKAAACCRINANDSAQQADFYYGDGSCGSCK
- a CDS encoding helix-turn-helix domain-containing protein, with the translated sequence MKHLTFPYRQQIAHALSAGCSFTEIGKRLGVHRSTVSREVERNSINGRYCPRRAQQLAQQRRSIACRHDRTIGNNNSFWLRRHLPQKNWCRGKRGLLRNQKDNRYRVRDFLADHRLNRQGKATFSFPGRHYNIQYRFCFTRQSSFCRLPRIRSLIKRWYRIHQTYWKRHPYVLVKVANPFLRLSGRRKKYWAKPYDLYGLPTPPISEPNRIEKFFVAAFYLKVMAQLLVAYPTESLLSAVACPPKIAA